The bacterium genome contains a region encoding:
- a CDS encoding helix-turn-helix domain-containing protein, translating to MRDKKGRFEEAGRGTLLLDEVAELPVDLQAKLLRALARYPWKGNVRELENTIERLLVLGEPDLIRVEDLPEKIRAPRPAAPGLDPGGFSFTFPGEGVPLEEAEKALILQALRRSGWNQSRAAHLLRVPRHLLLYRMEKYSLPRKPGAAAVSPGGAQRAE from the coding sequence GTGCGCGACAAGAAGGGCCGCTTCGAGGAGGCCGGCCGCGGCACCCTCCTGCTGGATGAGGTCGCCGAGCTGCCCGTCGACCTGCAGGCGAAGCTGCTGCGCGCGCTCGCGCGATACCCCTGGAAGGGCAACGTGCGCGAGCTCGAGAACACGATCGAGCGGTTGCTGGTGCTGGGCGAGCCCGATCTCATCCGTGTCGAGGACCTCCCTGAGAAGATCCGCGCGCCGCGCCCGGCCGCGCCGGGGCTGGACCCCGGCGGCTTCTCGTTCACGTTCCCCGGGGAGGGGGTCCCGCTGGAGGAAGCCGAGAAGGCCCTCATCCTCCAGGCGTTGCGCCGCAGCGGCTGGAACCAGAGCCGCGCGGCGCACCTGCTGAGGGTCCCGCGCCACCTGTTGCTCTACCGGATGGAGAAATACTCCCTGCCCCGAAAGCCGGGGGCCGCGGCCGTGTCTCCCGGCGGCGCACAGCGTGCAGAATAG
- a CDS encoding DsrE family protein yields MQLLGQTSVDERRSCTEQPLFAIVCASGFENEERVRSALMFASLAASADFQTILYCIQGAVEVMVKGAIAARETPRPGLPSTAQRLQEALEMGVEIQCCTQTMANKKISPQELVEGVSPAGAMSLIAVTTRARGTISF; encoded by the coding sequence ATGCAGCTGCTCGGTCAGACAAGCGTTGATGAGCGCCGGTCCTGTACCGAGCAGCCGCTCTTCGCGATCGTCTGCGCCTCGGGCTTCGAGAACGAGGAGCGGGTCCGGTCAGCGCTGATGTTCGCCTCGCTGGCGGCTTCGGCCGACTTCCAGACCATTCTCTATTGCATTCAGGGTGCGGTCGAGGTGATGGTGAAGGGAGCCATCGCGGCCCGGGAGACGCCGCGGCCGGGCTTGCCGTCCACTGCCCAGCGACTGCAGGAGGCGTTGGAGATGGGGGTGGAGATACAGTGCTGCACCCAGACGATGGCAAACAAGAAGATCTCCCCACAGGAGCTGGTGGAAGGCGTGTCGCCGGCCGGAGCGATGAGCCTGATCGCGGTGACGACCAGGGCAAGAGGGACGATCAGTTTTTGA
- a CDS encoding OsmC family protein, whose protein sequence is MAVLNGLEVDNLVKVVEAVKQKWEMGKTIWKASTTWKGGFKVETCSREFTLQVDEPEMLCGTNLAANPVEMVLQAYGACLSIGYAMNAAVRGIKIHDLKIDLEGEIDLPGFLGLEAPENLKMDKLPGFKTIDVKVKIKADATAEALRQLHAHVVATSPVGLTLSRPVKIGTEVEVL, encoded by the coding sequence ATGGCGGTGCTCAACGGGCTGGAAGTGGACAACCTGGTCAAGGTAGTCGAGGCGGTCAAGCAGAAGTGGGAAATGGGCAAGACGATCTGGAAGGCGTCCACCACATGGAAAGGGGGCTTCAAAGTCGAGACGTGCTCGCGCGAGTTCACGCTCCAGGTGGACGAGCCGGAAATGCTCTGCGGCACCAACTTGGCGGCCAATCCCGTCGAGATGGTCCTCCAGGCCTACGGAGCCTGCCTCTCGATCGGCTACGCGATGAATGCAGCAGTTCGCGGGATCAAGATCCACGACCTCAAGATCGATCTCGAAGGCGAAATCGACCTTCCCGGCTTTCTTGGCCTCGAGGCTCCGGAGAATTTGAAGATGGACAAGCTCCCCGGCTTCAAGACCATCGACGTGAAGGTGAAGATCAAGGCGGACGCCACGGCGGAGGCGCTTCGCCAGCTCCACGCGCACGTGGTGGCCACCTCTCCGGTCGGGCTCACGCTCTCGCGGCCGGTCAAGATCGGCACGGAAGTGGAGGTCTTGTGA